Proteins co-encoded in one Gadus morhua chromosome 6, gadMor3.0, whole genome shotgun sequence genomic window:
- the ark2cb gene encoding E3 ubiquitin-protein ligase RNF165 isoform X1: MVLVHVGYLVLPVFGSVRNRGSHFNRQQQQQQQQHSHATSCRHFQLGPQAPLPMDFPMPHPGQPQSGINPHLAPPGHQHGPPLHAPLNPLPAPQFQDISAPPFLPQALHQQYLLQQQLLEAQHRHILPPSRRTPERVAHQTHRLRPGYEFAPPLHVTPQPVLQQPRYLAEGTDWDLSVDAGMPPHQYHLHPLPQHYQHYLTSPRMHHFPRNNASTQVVVHEIRNYPYPQLHLLALQSLNPSRHASAVRESYEELLQLEDRLGSVNRGAVQTTIERFTFPHKYKKRIPQDLKMCLEDEELDTDEKCTICLSMLEDAEDVRRLPCMHLFHQGCVDQWLATSRKCPICRVDIETQLSADS, encoded by the exons ATGGTTTTAGTGCATGTCGGATACCTGGTTCTCCCCGTATTCGGCTCAGTCAGAAACAGAG GATCCCATTTCAAccggcaacagcagcagcagcaacagcagcacagCCATGCTACCTCTTGCCGGCACTTCCAGCTAGGCCCTCAGGCCCCGCTCCCCATGGACTTCCCCATGCCCCACCCCGGGCAGCCCCAGTCAGGCATTAACCCCCACCTCGCCCCACCGGGCCACCAGCATGGCCCCCCTCTCCACGCACCCCTCAACCCCCTGCCAGCGCCCCAGTTCCAGGATATCTCCGCCCCCCCCTTCCTACCTCAGGCATTACACCAGCAATacctcctgcagcagcagctcttGGAGGCCCAGCACCGACACATCCTGCCGCCATCCAG ACGCACCCCAGAGAGAGTTGCCCACCAGACCCACAGACTGAGACCAGGGTATGAGTtcgccccccctctccatgTCACCCCTCAGCCTGTGCTCCAGCAGCCCCGTTACCTGGCCGAAGGGACAGACTG GGATCTGAGTGTGGATGCCGGGATGCCCCCCCACCAGTACCACCTCCATCCACTGCCACAGCACTATCAGCACTACCTAACCTCTCCCCGGATGCACCACTTCCCCAGGAACAATGCCTCAACACAAGTg GTCGTCCACGAGATCCGGAACTACCCGTACCCACAGCTCCACCTGCTGGCTCTGCAGAGCCTCAACCCCTCCCGCCACGCTTCAGCGGTGAGAGAGAGCTATGAG GAGCTCCTGCAGCTGGAGGACCGGCTGGGCAGCGTGAACCGCGGGGCTGTCCAGACCACCATAGAGAGGTTCACCTTCCCACACAAGTATAAGAAG AGAATACCACAGGACCTGAAGATGTGTCTTGAGGACGAGGAGCTGGACACGGACGAGAAGTGCACCATCTGTCTGTCCATGCTGGAGGACGCAGAGGACGTCAG GAGATTACCCTGCATGCACCTCTTCCACCAGGGGTGCGTGGACCAGTGGCTGGCCACCAGCAGGAAGTGCCCCATCTGCAGAGTGGACATTGAGACCCAGCTGTCCGCCGACAGTTGA
- the ark2cb gene encoding E3 ubiquitin-protein ligase RNF165 isoform X2 has product MVLVHVGYLVLPVFGSVRNRGSHFNRQQQQQQQQHSHATSCRHFQLGPQAPLPMDFPMPHPGQPQSGINPHLAPPGHQHGPPLHAPLNPLPAPQFQDISAPPFLPQALHQQYLLQQQLLEAQHRHILPPSRRTPERVAHQTHRLRPGYEFAPPLHVTPQPVLQQPRYLAEGTDWDLSVDAGMPPHQYHLHPLPQHYQHYLTSPRMHHFPRNNASTQVVVHEIRNYPYPQLHLLALQSLNPSRHASAELLQLEDRLGSVNRGAVQTTIERFTFPHKYKKRIPQDLKMCLEDEELDTDEKCTICLSMLEDAEDVRRLPCMHLFHQGCVDQWLATSRKCPICRVDIETQLSADS; this is encoded by the exons ATGGTTTTAGTGCATGTCGGATACCTGGTTCTCCCCGTATTCGGCTCAGTCAGAAACAGAG GATCCCATTTCAAccggcaacagcagcagcagcaacagcagcacagCCATGCTACCTCTTGCCGGCACTTCCAGCTAGGCCCTCAGGCCCCGCTCCCCATGGACTTCCCCATGCCCCACCCCGGGCAGCCCCAGTCAGGCATTAACCCCCACCTCGCCCCACCGGGCCACCAGCATGGCCCCCCTCTCCACGCACCCCTCAACCCCCTGCCAGCGCCCCAGTTCCAGGATATCTCCGCCCCCCCCTTCCTACCTCAGGCATTACACCAGCAATacctcctgcagcagcagctcttGGAGGCCCAGCACCGACACATCCTGCCGCCATCCAG ACGCACCCCAGAGAGAGTTGCCCACCAGACCCACAGACTGAGACCAGGGTATGAGTtcgccccccctctccatgTCACCCCTCAGCCTGTGCTCCAGCAGCCCCGTTACCTGGCCGAAGGGACAGACTG GGATCTGAGTGTGGATGCCGGGATGCCCCCCCACCAGTACCACCTCCATCCACTGCCACAGCACTATCAGCACTACCTAACCTCTCCCCGGATGCACCACTTCCCCAGGAACAATGCCTCAACACAAGTg GTCGTCCACGAGATCCGGAACTACCCGTACCCACAGCTCCACCTGCTGGCTCTGCAGAGCCTCAACCCCTCCCGCCACGCTTCAGCG GAGCTCCTGCAGCTGGAGGACCGGCTGGGCAGCGTGAACCGCGGGGCTGTCCAGACCACCATAGAGAGGTTCACCTTCCCACACAAGTATAAGAAG AGAATACCACAGGACCTGAAGATGTGTCTTGAGGACGAGGAGCTGGACACGGACGAGAAGTGCACCATCTGTCTGTCCATGCTGGAGGACGCAGAGGACGTCAG GAGATTACCCTGCATGCACCTCTTCCACCAGGGGTGCGTGGACCAGTGGCTGGCCACCAGCAGGAAGTGCCCCATCTGCAGAGTGGACATTGAGACCCAGCTGTCCGCCGACAGTTGA
- the ark2cb gene encoding E3 ubiquitin-protein ligase RNF165 isoform X3 has translation MVLVHVGYLVLPVFGSVRNRGSHFNRQQQQQQQQHSHATSCRHFQLGPQAPLPMDFPMPHPGQPQSGINPHLAPPGHQHGPPLHAPLNPLPAPQFQDISAPPFLPQALHQQYLLQQQLLEAQHRHILPPSRRTPERVAHQTHRLRPGDLSVDAGMPPHQYHLHPLPQHYQHYLTSPRMHHFPRNNASTQVVVHEIRNYPYPQLHLLALQSLNPSRHASAVRESYEELLQLEDRLGSVNRGAVQTTIERFTFPHKYKKRIPQDLKMCLEDEELDTDEKCTICLSMLEDAEDVRRLPCMHLFHQGCVDQWLATSRKCPICRVDIETQLSADS, from the exons ATGGTTTTAGTGCATGTCGGATACCTGGTTCTCCCCGTATTCGGCTCAGTCAGAAACAGAG GATCCCATTTCAAccggcaacagcagcagcagcaacagcagcacagCCATGCTACCTCTTGCCGGCACTTCCAGCTAGGCCCTCAGGCCCCGCTCCCCATGGACTTCCCCATGCCCCACCCCGGGCAGCCCCAGTCAGGCATTAACCCCCACCTCGCCCCACCGGGCCACCAGCATGGCCCCCCTCTCCACGCACCCCTCAACCCCCTGCCAGCGCCCCAGTTCCAGGATATCTCCGCCCCCCCCTTCCTACCTCAGGCATTACACCAGCAATacctcctgcagcagcagctcttGGAGGCCCAGCACCGACACATCCTGCCGCCATCCAG ACGCACCCCAGAGAGAGTTGCCCACCAGACCCACAGACTGAGACCAGG GGATCTGAGTGTGGATGCCGGGATGCCCCCCCACCAGTACCACCTCCATCCACTGCCACAGCACTATCAGCACTACCTAACCTCTCCCCGGATGCACCACTTCCCCAGGAACAATGCCTCAACACAAGTg GTCGTCCACGAGATCCGGAACTACCCGTACCCACAGCTCCACCTGCTGGCTCTGCAGAGCCTCAACCCCTCCCGCCACGCTTCAGCGGTGAGAGAGAGCTATGAG GAGCTCCTGCAGCTGGAGGACCGGCTGGGCAGCGTGAACCGCGGGGCTGTCCAGACCACCATAGAGAGGTTCACCTTCCCACACAAGTATAAGAAG AGAATACCACAGGACCTGAAGATGTGTCTTGAGGACGAGGAGCTGGACACGGACGAGAAGTGCACCATCTGTCTGTCCATGCTGGAGGACGCAGAGGACGTCAG GAGATTACCCTGCATGCACCTCTTCCACCAGGGGTGCGTGGACCAGTGGCTGGCCACCAGCAGGAAGTGCCCCATCTGCAGAGTGGACATTGAGACCCAGCTGTCCGCCGACAGTTGA